A stretch of the Azorhizobium caulinodans ORS 571 genome encodes the following:
- the moaB gene encoding molybdenum cofactor biosynthesis protein B, with amino-acid sequence MPGIDESRPFVALNIAVLTISDTRVMEDDRSGSLLVERLTLAGHRLADRRIVTDDVEEIRGAVSAWIADPTVDVVITTGGTGFTGRDVTPEAVEPLFEKRMEGFSTVFHMISFPKIGTSTLQSRATAGVANATYIFCLPGSPGACRDGWDEILANQLDVRFRPCNFVEILPRLDEHLKRAKAKGATV; translated from the coding sequence ATGCCCGGCATCGACGAGAGCCGCCCGTTCGTGGCGCTGAACATCGCCGTCCTGACCATCTCCGACACGCGGGTGATGGAGGATGACCGCTCCGGCAGCCTGCTGGTGGAGCGCCTCACCCTCGCCGGCCACAGGCTGGCGGACCGGCGCATTGTCACCGACGACGTGGAGGAGATCCGTGGCGCGGTCAGTGCCTGGATCGCCGATCCGACGGTGGACGTGGTCATCACCACCGGCGGAACCGGCTTCACCGGCCGCGATGTCACGCCGGAGGCCGTGGAGCCGCTGTTCGAGAAGCGGATGGAGGGCTTCTCCACCGTCTTCCACATGATCTCCTTCCCCAAGATCGGCACCTCGACGCTCCAGAGCCGGGCGACGGCCGGGGTCGCGAACGCCACCTATATCTTCTGTCTGCCGGGCTCGCCGGGGGCATGCCGGGACGGCTGGGACGAGATCCTCGCCAACCAGCTCGACGTGCGCTTCCGCCCCTGCAATTTCGTGGAAATCCTGCCCCGCCTCGACGAGCATCTGAAGCGCGCCAAGGCGAAGGGTGCCACCGTCTGA
- a CDS encoding HXXEE domain-containing protein, with the protein MPVFAIIWPWIGLGAAVALLVVLFATDGLQADRRASRWFDLQWLVWLAFAAYLLHQFEEHGVDLFGQPYAFRTDLCRILSYRDPIACPVPLSFITAVNVGTVWIAGLISGLLVRRMPPIGLSFFAIPLVNALTHIGSAVVEWRYNPGLLTACVLFVPLNIWTLWVARARLGAPLRALGLTLAGGIAVHAVLMGSLMAFLRGYLPLWPLNGLQVLNGLVPAALMYLGMRRLMAPPPPPPAPQQPRRRSAPRPKPQRAEVE; encoded by the coding sequence ATGCCCGTGTTCGCGATCATCTGGCCCTGGATCGGCCTCGGTGCCGCCGTCGCGCTGCTTGTGGTCCTGTTCGCCACGGATGGGCTGCAGGCGGATCGCCGCGCCTCCCGCTGGTTTGACCTGCAATGGCTGGTCTGGCTCGCCTTTGCCGCCTACCTGCTGCACCAGTTCGAGGAGCATGGGGTCGATCTCTTCGGCCAGCCCTATGCCTTCCGCACCGATCTCTGCCGCATCCTGAGCTATCGGGACCCGATCGCCTGTCCGGTGCCCTTGTCCTTCATCACGGCGGTCAATGTGGGCACGGTCTGGATCGCGGGTCTGATCTCGGGGCTCCTGGTGCGGCGCATGCCACCCATAGGTCTCAGCTTCTTCGCCATCCCGCTCGTCAATGCGCTGACCCACATCGGGTCGGCGGTTGTGGAATGGCGCTACAACCCCGGCCTCCTGACCGCCTGCGTCCTCTTCGTGCCGCTTAACATCTGGACGCTGTGGGTCGCACGCGCGCGCCTCGGCGCGCCGCTGCGGGCGCTTGGCCTGACGCTTGCCGGCGGAATCGCGGTCCATGCGGTGCTGATGGGATCGCTGATGGCCTTTCTGCGCGGCTATCTTCCGCTCTGGCCGCTGAACGGCCTGCAGGTGCTGAACGGGCTGGTGCCGGCGGCCCTCATGTATCTCGGCATGCGCCGCCTGATGGCGCCGCCCCCACCGCCGCCCGCGCCGCAGCAGCCGCGCCGGCGCAGCGCGCCCCGGCCGAAGCCGCAGCGCGCCGAGGTGGAATAG
- a CDS encoding acyl-CoA dehydrogenase family protein, which produces MPVSLREATRPPVAGLEAEGFNQPPPFTDVDLLACDAALRDALGAHGPVPAHLRSAGAEWGSRERMCLGRQANENPPRLHSHDARGQRLDTVEFHPAYHALMAASSAGGLHCATWQGERHLHRAARLYLTAQVEAGHICPLTMTHAAPAALAAAPELQAEWLGRLTSRLYDGRFLPFWEKTAVTLGMGMTEKQGGTDVRANVTRADRTGGSEYEISGHKWFFSAPMCDAFLVLAQAPEGLTTFLMPRFRPDGSVNGLRLQRLKDKLGNRSNASSEVEFDRAFAWRVGAEGRGVATILEMVQLTRLDCAVSSAGLMRRALSEALHNARHRSVFGRRLVVQPAMRLVLADLALEAEAATALAMRLAASFDAAAGSPQEAARARLLTPAVKFAVCKAAPDFIYEAMEAVGGNGYVEDSPLPRLFREAPVNAIWEGTGTVVALDLLRAAGRDPQAMALLLDDLGREAGGLPGVTATIRQVSGLLRDPEPERHARLAAQRIAILAATAALARQAPAAVAEAFARTRLAAGAGLIGTNEVEGAADLLLERALVGA; this is translated from the coding sequence ATGCCAGTTTCCTTGCGCGAGGCCACGCGTCCGCCCGTGGCCGGACTGGAGGCGGAGGGTTTCAACCAGCCGCCGCCCTTCACGGATGTGGACCTTCTCGCCTGTGACGCCGCTCTGCGCGATGCGCTCGGGGCGCATGGTCCGGTGCCCGCCCATCTGCGCTCCGCGGGCGCCGAGTGGGGCAGCCGGGAGCGCATGTGCCTCGGCCGGCAGGCCAACGAAAACCCGCCCCGCCTCCACTCCCATGATGCGCGGGGGCAGCGGCTCGATACGGTGGAATTCCATCCCGCCTACCACGCCTTGATGGCGGCGAGCAGCGCCGGCGGCTTGCACTGCGCCACCTGGCAGGGGGAGCGGCACCTCCACCGGGCGGCCCGGCTTTATCTCACGGCGCAGGTGGAGGCGGGGCACATCTGCCCGCTTACCATGACCCACGCCGCCCCCGCCGCCCTCGCCGCAGCCCCGGAGCTTCAGGCCGAATGGCTGGGGCGCCTCACCTCCCGCCTCTATGACGGCCGCTTCCTGCCCTTCTGGGAAAAGACCGCCGTCACCCTCGGCATGGGGATGACCGAGAAGCAGGGCGGCACGGACGTGCGCGCCAACGTCACCCGCGCGGACCGCACCGGTGGCAGCGAATATGAGATCAGCGGGCACAAATGGTTCTTTTCCGCGCCCATGTGCGATGCCTTCCTCGTGCTCGCCCAGGCGCCGGAAGGGCTGACCACCTTCCTCATGCCCCGCTTCCGGCCTGATGGCAGCGTGAACGGCCTCCGGCTCCAGCGGCTCAAGGACAAGCTCGGCAACCGCTCCAATGCCTCCTCCGAGGTAGAGTTCGACCGTGCCTTCGCCTGGCGCGTCGGCGCCGAGGGGCGAGGCGTCGCCACCATCCTTGAGATGGTGCAGCTGACCCGCCTCGACTGCGCAGTCTCCTCCGCTGGCCTGATGCGGCGGGCACTGTCCGAGGCGCTTCACAATGCCCGGCACCGCAGCGTGTTTGGCCGGCGGCTGGTGGTGCAGCCGGCCATGCGTCTTGTGCTCGCCGACCTCGCGCTGGAGGCGGAAGCGGCGACGGCGCTCGCGATGCGCCTTGCCGCCAGCTTCGACGCGGCCGCCGGATCGCCGCAGGAGGCCGCCCGCGCCCGGCTGCTGACGCCGGCGGTGAAGTTCGCCGTCTGCAAGGCGGCCCCCGACTTCATCTATGAAGCCATGGAGGCGGTGGGCGGCAATGGCTATGTGGAAGACAGTCCGCTGCCGCGCCTGTTCCGGGAGGCGCCGGTGAATGCCATATGGGAAGGCACCGGAACGGTGGTGGCGCTCGATCTGCTGCGCGCCGCCGGCCGCGATCCGCAGGCCATGGCGCTGCTGCTCGACGACCTCGGTCGCGAGGCCGGCGGCCTGCCGGGCGTGACGGCGACCATCCGGCAGGTATCCGGCCTGCTGCGCGACCCGGAGCCCGAACGCCACGCACGCCTTGCGGCCCAGCGCATTGCGATTCTCGCCGCCACCGCCGCCCTCGCCCGACAGGCTCCGGCTGCGGTAGCCGAGGCCTTCGCGCGCACCCGCCTTGCGGCCGGCGCGGGTCTCATCGGCACCAACGAGGTCGAAGGCGCCGCGGACCTGCTTCTGGAGCGGGCGCTGGTCGGAGCCTGA
- a CDS encoding acyl carrier protein, with product MSSTFDTVANIIAETCDIPRDTITPESHAIDDLGIDSLDFLDIAFAIDKAFGIKLPLEQWTQEVNDGKATTEQYFVLKNLCARIDELVAAKTA from the coding sequence ATGTCTTCAACGTTCGATACCGTGGCCAACATCATCGCCGAGACCTGCGACATCCCGCGTGACACGATCACGCCGGAAAGCCATGCCATCGACGATCTCGGTATCGACAGCCTGGACTTCCTCGACATCGCCTTCGCCATCGACAAGGCGTTCGGCATCAAGCTGCCTCTCGAGCAGTGGACGCAGGAAGTGAACGACGGCAAGGCGACCACCGAGCAGTATTTCGTGCTCAAGAACCTCTGCGCCCGGATCGACGAACTGGTCGCTGCGAAGACCGCCTGA
- a CDS encoding 3-hydroxyacyl-ACP dehydratase FabZ family protein: MRPEVFKMVDRVVAIDPGLETIHCEGLVPHESSIFEGHFPGHPIMPGVLLIEAMAQTTGWLVLARNRFDKMPFLATVKEAKLRTFVVPGQMLDLHSRILHEGSGFVVAQTKALIEGKPVCNAELVFRVLPWPEGRMKDVVLKVAERVEFPLADFADA, encoded by the coding sequence ATGCGCCCTGAAGTTTTCAAGATGGTGGACCGCGTGGTCGCCATCGATCCCGGCCTTGAGACCATCCACTGCGAAGGTCTGGTCCCGCACGAGAGCTCCATCTTCGAGGGGCACTTTCCCGGCCACCCGATCATGCCGGGGGTACTGCTGATCGAGGCCATGGCCCAGACCACGGGCTGGCTGGTGCTCGCCCGCAACCGCTTCGACAAGATGCCGTTCCTCGCGACGGTGAAGGAAGCCAAGCTGCGCACCTTCGTGGTGCCCGGCCAGATGCTCGACCTCCACTCGCGCATCCTACACGAGGGCTCCGGCTTCGTGGTGGCGCAGACCAAGGCGCTCATCGAAGGCAAGCCGGTGTGCAATGCGGAGCTGGTGTTCCGCGTCCTGCCCTGGCCGGAGGGCCGCATGAAGGACGTGGTGCTGAAGGTGGCCGAGCGCGTGGAATTCCCGCTGGCGGACTTCGCCGATGCATGA
- a CDS encoding beta-ketoacyl-ACP synthase, whose product MHDDRKPGQRDVWITGIGLVTSLGEGLDAHWTALAEGATPVVDTESFKPYIVHPLVKLNYDQQIPKKGDQRQMEAWQRIGTYAAGLALDSAGIAKNPEILGRTDMVVAAGGGERDFQVDAAILNDLLASNDWGRSLNERLLSDLRPTLSLAQLSNLLAGNISIVHGVTGSSRTFMGEESAGVDAARVAYSRIAAGQSEIGLVGGAYNAEREDMLLLYALNDLCMTGDYRPVLGAETAPGIPSGSMGAFLVLESPEHATARGAKPIAKLSGVWSERARRTEAGTVAAKVGELIADAGKTPGTVVYSAATGAPGATEAEGEALKAAGLPVRVATNRIGHGFEAQFSAVIALAALSLSRGAAIAPLAASPLETAQDGALERVIVTSVGHWRGEGAALVEKAG is encoded by the coding sequence ATGCATGACGACAGGAAGCCGGGCCAGCGCGACGTCTGGATCACCGGCATCGGCCTTGTCACCTCGCTTGGCGAGGGACTGGACGCCCACTGGACAGCGCTGGCTGAAGGCGCGACCCCGGTTGTCGATACAGAGAGCTTCAAGCCCTACATCGTCCATCCGCTGGTCAAGCTGAACTATGACCAGCAGATCCCCAAGAAGGGCGATCAGCGGCAGATGGAGGCGTGGCAGCGCATCGGCACCTATGCGGCCGGCCTTGCGCTCGATTCCGCCGGCATCGCCAAGAACCCGGAGATCCTCGGCCGCACCGACATGGTCGTGGCCGCCGGCGGCGGCGAGCGCGACTTCCAGGTGGACGCGGCGATCCTCAACGATCTGCTGGCCTCCAACGACTGGGGCCGCTCGCTGAACGAGCGTCTGCTCTCGGACCTGCGCCCCACCCTGTCGCTGGCCCAGCTCTCCAACCTGCTCGCCGGCAACATCTCCATCGTGCACGGCGTCACCGGCTCCTCGCGCACCTTCATGGGCGAGGAGAGCGCCGGTGTGGACGCGGCGCGCGTCGCCTATTCGCGCATTGCCGCCGGCCAGAGCGAGATCGGCCTCGTGGGCGGTGCCTACAATGCCGAGCGCGAGGACATGCTCCTCCTCTATGCGCTCAACGACCTGTGCATGACCGGCGACTACCGGCCGGTGTTGGGTGCCGAGACCGCGCCCGGCATTCCGTCCGGCTCCATGGGCGCCTTCCTCGTCCTCGAATCGCCCGAGCACGCCACGGCCCGTGGCGCCAAGCCCATCGCCAAGCTGTCCGGCGTATGGTCCGAACGCGCCCGCCGCACTGAGGCGGGAACGGTCGCCGCCAAGGTGGGCGAGTTGATTGCCGACGCCGGCAAGACGCCGGGCACGGTCGTTTATTCGGCCGCCACCGGTGCGCCCGGCGCGACGGAAGCCGAGGGCGAGGCGCTCAAGGCGGCCGGCCTCCCGGTGCGCGTCGCGACCAATCGCATTGGCCATGGCTTCGAGGCGCAGTTCTCCGCGGTGATCGCGCTTGCCGCGCTCAGCCTGTCACGCGGTGCGGCCATCGCCCCGCTCGCGGCCTCGCCGCTCGAGACGGCTCAGGATGGCGCGCTGGAGCGCGTCATCGTCACCTCCGTCGGCCATTGGCGCGGCGAAGGCGCGGCGCTGGTCGAGAAGGCTGGCTGA
- a CDS encoding beta-ketoacyl-ACP synthase, with translation MAQTYNDKFGRPIVVVTGIGIVTSLGQGKAENWKKLTAGESGIHRITRFPVEGMRTTIAGTVDFLFDERVAAPNLSEKLATLAAEEAISEAGIGGNGDFPGPLFAAVPPVEIEWPERRQLAEVVTHRPMVYHDLLGAAATGKFRPWHERFLFGSVADALADRFGTRGQPISLSTACASGATAIQLAVEAIRRGECDVALSLGTDGSVHPEALIRFSLLSALTTANDNPAEASKPFAKNRDGFVMAEGAAALVLESYEHAKARGARILGVLEGAGEMADNFHRTRSSPDAKPIIGCINRALSDAGVTIADVGYINAHGTSTPENDRMEHVGFSAVFGEQLKNVPISSNKSMIGHTLTAAGAIEAAFSLLTIQNSRIPPTINYHVPDPAIPLDVVPNVARDAEVKRVISSSFGFGGQNVCLVIAGEPA, from the coding sequence ATGGCGCAGACCTATAACGACAAGTTCGGCCGCCCCATCGTGGTCGTGACCGGCATCGGCATCGTCACCTCCCTCGGGCAGGGCAAGGCCGAAAACTGGAAGAAGCTGACGGCCGGCGAGTCGGGCATCCACCGCATCACGCGCTTCCCCGTTGAGGGCATGCGCACGACCATTGCGGGCACGGTGGACTTCCTGTTCGACGAGCGCGTCGCCGCCCCGAACCTGTCCGAGAAGCTCGCGACGCTCGCCGCAGAGGAAGCCATTTCCGAGGCCGGCATCGGCGGCAATGGCGATTTCCCCGGTCCCCTGTTCGCGGCCGTTCCGCCGGTCGAGATCGAGTGGCCCGAGCGCCGGCAGCTGGCGGAAGTCGTGACCCACCGCCCGATGGTCTACCACGACCTCCTCGGCGCAGCCGCCACCGGCAAGTTCCGTCCCTGGCACGAGCGTTTCCTGTTCGGCTCTGTGGCCGATGCGCTTGCCGACCGTTTTGGGACGCGGGGCCAACCGATCTCCCTGTCCACGGCCTGCGCGTCGGGCGCCACCGCCATCCAGCTCGCCGTCGAGGCGATCCGGCGCGGCGAGTGCGATGTTGCGCTCTCCCTCGGCACGGACGGCTCGGTGCATCCCGAAGCGCTCATCCGCTTCTCGCTGCTCTCGGCCCTTACCACCGCCAATGACAATCCCGCCGAGGCCTCCAAGCCCTTCGCCAAGAACCGGGACGGCTTCGTCATGGCCGAGGGCGCAGCGGCGCTGGTGCTGGAGAGCTACGAGCACGCCAAGGCGCGCGGCGCCAGGATCCTCGGCGTGCTGGAAGGCGCCGGCGAGATGGCCGACAATTTCCATCGCACCCGCTCCAGCCCGGATGCCAAGCCCATCATCGGCTGCATCAACCGGGCACTTTCGGATGCCGGCGTCACCATCGCGGATGTGGGCTACATCAACGCCCACGGCACCTCGACCCCCGAGAACGACCGCATGGAGCATGTGGGCTTCTCGGCGGTGTTCGGCGAGCAGCTGAAGAACGTGCCCATCTCGTCCAACAAGTCGATGATCGGCCACACGCTCACTGCCGCCGGCGCCATCGAGGCGGCCTTCTCGCTGCTGACCATCCAGAACAGCCGTATCCCGCCGACCATCAACTACCACGTGCCCGATCCGGCCATTCCGCTGGACGTGGTGCCGAATGTCGCCCGTGACGCCGAGGTGAAGCGGGTGATCTCGTCGTCCTTCGGCTTCGGCGGCCAGAACGTGTGTCTGGTCATTGCGGGTGAGCCCGCGTGA
- a CDS encoding SDR family oxidoreductase — MSEPKKRVLVTGGGRGLGSAIVRALAAQGFAVTFTYRSAGAEAEALIAAITADLPDAEVSARAVDLADRAAVEALAEELENGETFYGFCHNAGASYDTLAAMVDQDKAEAVMQVNHFAFVRLSRALVRPMTRAREGRIVAIGSVAALQANPGNVAYAASKAALLAHVRGLAVESAKRGVTVNYIAPGFIDTAMLAKFADHRARLESQIPAGRFAQPDDVAQVAAFLFSPGASYITGAVIPVDGGLTATLAAHR, encoded by the coding sequence GTGAGCGAACCGAAGAAACGCGTTCTCGTCACCGGCGGCGGGCGGGGCCTCGGCTCCGCCATCGTCCGTGCGCTCGCCGCACAGGGCTTCGCGGTGACCTTCACATACCGCAGCGCCGGAGCCGAGGCCGAGGCGTTGATTGCGGCGATCACAGCTGATCTGCCCGACGCCGAGGTGAGCGCCCGCGCCGTTGATCTCGCCGACCGGGCCGCCGTTGAGGCACTGGCCGAAGAACTGGAGAATGGCGAGACCTTCTACGGCTTCTGCCACAATGCCGGGGCGTCCTACGACACGCTCGCCGCCATGGTGGACCAGGACAAGGCCGAAGCGGTCATGCAGGTGAACCACTTCGCCTTCGTGCGCCTCAGCCGCGCCCTGGTGCGGCCCATGACCCGCGCGCGGGAAGGCCGCATCGTCGCCATCGGCTCGGTGGCGGCACTCCAGGCCAATCCGGGCAATGTGGCCTATGCGGCCTCCAAGGCGGCCCTGCTCGCCCATGTGCGCGGGCTTGCGGTCGAAAGCGCCAAGCGCGGCGTCACCGTGAACTACATCGCCCCCGGCTTCATCGACACCGCCATGCTGGCGAAGTTCGCCGATCATCGCGCGCGCCTCGAAAGCCAGATTCCGGCCGGCCGTTTCGCCCAGCCGGACGACGTGGCACAGGTTGCCGCCTTTCTCTTCTCGCCCGGCGCGAGCTATATCACCGGCGCCGTGATCCCGGTGGACGGCGGCCTCACCGCCACGCTCGCCGCCCACCGCTGA
- a CDS encoding zinc-binding dehydrogenase, protein MRALQLVSDRSLQLVDLPEPDAPGAGEVQVRVKALALNHIDVWGWRGMAFAKRKMPLVVGAEAAGEIVALGADVRGLKVGQTVSMYGALTCGHCSNCLKGRDNLCENVGGVLGFHVDGFARDVLNMPERLVIPAPEGVTFEEAACAGITFSTVEHMLFDNAKLEKGETVLVHAGGSGIGSAAIRLAKDVGATVITTVGDDEKAAKAEALGADHVINYKTERFEHMVRKITKKVGVDVVFEHVGVDTWQGSLLSMKPGGRLVTCGSTSGVSTQMNLMQLFQRQYKIFGSFGATIRNVADGLEKMGRGVKPVIDTVVPLADFNAGLERLESRKVFGKILVKF, encoded by the coding sequence ATGCGCGCCCTTCAACTCGTTTCCGACCGTTCGCTCCAGCTCGTCGACCTGCCCGAGCCCGACGCCCCCGGCGCCGGCGAGGTGCAGGTGCGCGTGAAGGCGCTCGCCCTCAACCACATCGACGTGTGGGGCTGGCGCGGCATGGCCTTTGCCAAGCGCAAGATGCCGCTGGTGGTGGGTGCGGAAGCGGCCGGCGAGATCGTCGCGCTGGGTGCCGACGTGCGCGGCCTGAAGGTCGGCCAGACCGTCTCCATGTATGGCGCCCTGACCTGCGGCCACTGCTCCAACTGCCTCAAGGGCCGCGACAATCTCTGCGAGAACGTGGGCGGCGTGCTCGGCTTCCACGTGGACGGCTTCGCCCGCGACGTGCTGAACATGCCCGAGCGCCTCGTCATTCCCGCCCCCGAGGGCGTGACCTTCGAGGAAGCGGCCTGCGCCGGCATCACGTTCTCCACCGTCGAGCACATGCTGTTCGACAATGCCAAGCTTGAAAAGGGCGAGACCGTCCTCGTGCATGCCGGCGGCTCGGGCATCGGCTCGGCGGCCATACGCCTTGCCAAGGACGTGGGCGCCACCGTCATCACCACCGTGGGCGATGACGAGAAGGCCGCCAAGGCCGAGGCTCTGGGCGCCGATCACGTCATCAACTACAAGACCGAGCGCTTCGAGCACATGGTCCGCAAGATCACCAAGAAGGTGGGCGTGGACGTGGTGTTCGAGCATGTGGGCGTGGACACCTGGCAGGGCTCGCTGCTCTCCATGAAGCCCGGCGGCCGCCTTGTCACCTGCGGCTCCACCTCCGGCGTCTCGACGCAGATGAACCTGATGCAGCTCTTCCAGCGCCAGTACAAGATCTTCGGCTCCTTCGGCGCGACCATCCGGAACGTGGCCGACGGCCTCGAGAAGATGGGCCGGGGCGTGAAGCCGGTGATCGACACCGTGGTGCCGCTCGCGGATTTCAATGCCGGCCTCGAGCGACTGGAAAGCCGCAAGGTGTTCGGCAAGATCCTCGTAAAGTTCTGA
- a CDS encoding lipid A biosynthesis lauroyl acyltransferase codes for MGHAKQLWRRFARRMQPAFDTFVAGYVRASIWWMRLYPVSWSSNIIGTLARVFGPWFLVSKVARGNLRAAFPEKSRREIEAIVAGCWDNLGRVAGEFAVLDRIWDYDPARPGAGTIELVGAEIMARLRDDGRPALFFTAHTGNWELNAITGEKLGVPGGVLYRAPNNQKAAEVVLAMREKTMPGLIRASRSAGRQMAQMLEEGQHIGMLVDQHWGQGVTVNFFGRPAATNPTLARLARQFDCPVHGMRVIRLPRNRFRIEITEEVILPRDAEGRIDVQPAMQVVTSVIEDWVRQYPEQWLWLHRRWR; via the coding sequence GTGGGTCACGCAAAGCAGCTGTGGCGCCGGTTTGCGCGCCGCATGCAGCCGGCTTTCGATACGTTCGTAGCCGGCTATGTGCGCGCGTCCATCTGGTGGATGCGGCTTTATCCCGTCTCCTGGTCGTCCAACATCATCGGCACGCTGGCGCGCGTGTTCGGCCCCTGGTTCCTCGTCAGCAAGGTGGCGCGGGGCAATCTGAGGGCCGCCTTCCCCGAGAAGAGCCGGCGGGAGATCGAGGCCATCGTCGCAGGCTGCTGGGACAATCTCGGCCGCGTCGCCGGCGAGTTCGCCGTCCTCGACCGCATCTGGGATTATGACCCGGCCCGCCCCGGCGCGGGCACCATCGAACTGGTCGGCGCCGAAATCATGGCCCGCCTGCGCGACGATGGCCGGCCGGCCCTTTTCTTCACCGCCCACACCGGCAATTGGGAGCTCAACGCCATCACCGGCGAAAAGCTCGGCGTGCCCGGCGGCGTGCTCTATCGCGCGCCCAACAACCAGAAGGCCGCCGAAGTTGTGCTCGCCATGCGCGAGAAGACCATGCCGGGCCTCATCCGCGCCAGCCGCTCGGCCGGTCGGCAGATGGCGCAGATGCTGGAGGAGGGCCAGCACATCGGCATGCTGGTGGACCAGCACTGGGGGCAGGGCGTCACCGTGAACTTCTTCGGCCGCCCCGCCGCCACCAATCCCACCCTCGCCCGCCTCGCCCGGCAGTTCGACTGCCCGGTCCATGGCATGCGGGTCATCCGTCTGCCGAGGAACCGCTTCCGCATCGAGATCACCGAGGAAGTCATTCTGCCGCGCGACGCGGAAGGCCGGATCGACGTGCAGCCAGCGATGCAGGTGGTCACTTCCGTGATCGAGGACTGGGTGCGGCAATATCCCGAACAGTGGCTTTGGCTGCATCGCCGCTGGCGATAA
- a CDS encoding transporter substrate-binding domain-containing protein, whose translation MIHRRLKALGTGLLLAAFALGTPARAQESHLEQVQKIGALKVCTTGDYRPFTYLDPATGKFEGIDIDLANDLGTALGVKVEFVKTSWSNLMKDFTGGACDIAMGGISITLPRQKAAYFSIPIMVDGKTPITKCENVSKFQTLADIDKPGVTAVVNPGGTNESFARASLKNAKIVVFPDNTTIFEEILAGRADLMMTDAIETRLQEKRHPGLCAVHPDKPFTFSEKAFLLPQGDEVFKAFVDQWLHLRLNDGTYARISATWIR comes from the coding sequence ATGATTCACCGCAGGCTGAAGGCGCTGGGCACCGGGCTGCTGCTGGCAGCATTCGCCCTCGGCACACCCGCACGGGCGCAGGAGAGTCACCTCGAGCAGGTGCAGAAGATTGGCGCGCTGAAGGTGTGCACCACGGGCGACTACCGCCCCTTCACCTATCTCGATCCGGCCACCGGCAAGTTCGAAGGCATCGACATCGATCTCGCGAACGACCTCGGCACCGCGCTCGGAGTCAAGGTGGAGTTCGTGAAGACCTCCTGGTCGAACCTCATGAAGGACTTCACCGGCGGCGCCTGCGACATCGCCATGGGCGGCATCAGCATCACGCTGCCGCGCCAGAAGGCGGCCTATTTCTCCATTCCCATCATGGTGGACGGCAAGACGCCCATCACCAAGTGCGAGAATGTCTCGAAATTCCAGACGCTAGCGGATATCGACAAGCCGGGCGTCACCGCCGTGGTCAATCCTGGCGGCACCAACGAGAGCTTTGCCCGCGCCTCGCTGAAGAATGCCAAGATCGTTGTCTTCCCCGACAACACCACGATCTTCGAGGAAATCCTGGCCGGTCGCGCCGACCTCATGATGACCGACGCCATCGAGACCAGGTTGCAGGAAAAGCGCCATCCCGGCCTGTGCGCCGTGCATCCGGACAAGCCCTTCACCTTCAGCGAGAAGGCCTTCCTGCTTCCGCAGGGCGATGAGGTCTTCAAGGCCTTCGTGGACCAGTGGCTGCATCTGCGCCTCAACGACGGCACCTATGCGCGGATTTCCGCCACCTGGATTCGGTGA